The proteins below come from a single candidate division WOR-3 bacterium genomic window:
- a CDS encoding choice-of-anchor J domain-containing protein — protein MRKIVISIFALLGLLFSLNLEESFSSRRFPPLGWRVINNDGGAHTWSRDSVNYRSIPGATSSRYESNTLRNNDWLITSRLVCRVGIPDTLKFWYKKTSGGNPDSLEVWLSTTGNDISNFSVLLRARKITNTSYQQEVIPLDNFDGQEIYIAFVNKALYGTRICLDDISGPELIEIRDIGVDSVIAPTLYVLRPISGGFLPQTLIRNYSNGPQYNIPVVCSIFSNTTLIYFSYKSIDSLKLDSSIAVNFDTFFPSTAGQFLIKVTVNQVGDSNATNNSKMQTTEVISGQYTGGPDGGYYFWIDSDTVSGPIYNWYDISLDGLQLPTGDAMVAGPISIGFPFNFYGELKEEFWYSTNGFITFDEIALSHNTNTVIPNGNFPNSVLAPFWDDLYTYEARYKRIGTFPNRNLVVQWKACAYRQGAFQDTVIFQIILHENGEIIYQYKTINNQLIARGESATVGIEDPTGSTGLLYLYNGTPRGNLLSACRAIRFYRNCHDVSLDSILISEVAVNESVFPTVQVKNLGTYEETFKVKFVIYENQNALYEDSSWVYGLLPAETQSISFRAWASSQIGTYVQKAWVVLPEDINSQNDTSYQTLDVTFPAPMLLCPQNGLVTNANNIFFDWTNVSNATRYNIVINNLDTVSSVSQLGPVSLAEGSYIWRVRAGNLVKWGRWSAPYYFYVDRTPPTPPVPLAPANNCTLNISRPTFIWSQKPEAQSYELVIYNLSGTILSQILSDTVYHFTERLSNGRYYWKLRAQDLAGNWSAYSSAFTFYINVVFWHQTNNIPLLPSNKPVADGGALTALGSKIYALKGNNTQDFYVYDIELSKGWDLLSQVPHLPDGPKKNIKAGGAITGGDNKIYLIKGNLSREFWEYDTDNDTWIRRPEVPSIRSLRAGSALAYHDGIVYLLIGSDNRFEFYRYVVNQHSWDTLASAPAGPNSRIFRAGSAITYANAGKVYALKGNKENEFYVYEIATNQWVAKQNLPLVHPQVRKRKHVRVGGALAYDGSNFIYALKGGRCNEFWCYDILNDSWLPKETIPRLHKTKSYVGAGAGLVVAQGKIWLLKGNKTLEFWQYEDNKALAPTDIKTPADFTNNKAYNCPDKSILPIRKLIIYGNNQSSVNSMKIYNPCGQLIKAKNPDVQNFTLSKGIYFIIAE, from the coding sequence ATGAGAAAAATTGTAATTTCCATTTTTGCACTTTTGGGCCTGCTTTTTTCATTAAATTTAGAAGAAAGTTTTTCAAGCCGACGATTTCCACCCTTAGGTTGGCGGGTAATAAATAATGACGGCGGGGCACATACATGGAGCCGTGATAGTGTTAACTATCGGAGTATCCCTGGAGCAACGTCTTCGCGATATGAATCAAATACTTTACGCAATAATGATTGGTTGATTACATCCCGGTTAGTCTGTCGGGTAGGGATACCGGACACCTTAAAATTTTGGTATAAAAAGACCAGTGGTGGAAATCCTGATAGTTTAGAGGTGTGGCTTTCAACGACCGGTAACGATATCAGTAATTTTAGTGTTTTACTTCGGGCGCGGAAAATTACCAATACTAGTTACCAACAAGAGGTAATTCCGTTAGATAATTTTGACGGCCAAGAGATTTATATTGCATTTGTTAATAAAGCTTTGTATGGCACTAGAATTTGTTTGGATGACATTTCTGGCCCAGAGTTAATTGAGATTAGAGATATTGGAGTTGACTCCGTAATTGCTCCAACTCTATATGTTTTAAGACCTATCAGCGGTGGTTTTCTACCCCAAACATTAATTAGAAATTATAGCAATGGACCCCAATATAATATTCCAGTAGTGTGTTCAATATTTTCTAATACCACATTAATATATTTTAGCTATAAAAGCATTGATAGCTTAAAACTGGACAGCTCAATTGCTGTGAATTTTGATACGTTCTTCCCGAGTACTGCGGGGCAATTTCTGATTAAAGTTACAGTTAATCAAGTCGGTGATAGTAACGCTACTAACAATTCTAAAATGCAGACAACTGAGGTTATTTCAGGACAATATACCGGTGGGCCAGACGGCGGATATTATTTTTGGATTGATTCTGACACTGTATCTGGACCGATTTATAATTGGTATGACATCTCTCTTGACGGATTGCAGCTTCCCACGGGCGATGCAATGGTTGCTGGTCCAATATCTATTGGATTCCCGTTTAATTTTTACGGGGAATTGAAAGAAGAATTTTGGTATTCGACCAATGGCTTTATTACTTTTGATGAGATCGCCTTGTCCCATAATACTAATACTGTAATACCTAACGGCAATTTCCCTAATAGCGTTTTGGCACCATTTTGGGATGATTTGTACACATATGAAGCACGCTATAAGCGGATTGGGACCTTTCCTAATCGCAATTTAGTAGTCCAATGGAAGGCGTGTGCGTACCGTCAAGGTGCCTTTCAAGATACGGTTATTTTTCAGATAATTTTGCACGAAAACGGTGAGATAATTTATCAGTACAAGACAATAAACAATCAATTAATAGCCCGAGGTGAATCAGCCACAGTTGGTATTGAGGATCCAACGGGTAGTACCGGTCTTTTGTATTTATATAACGGAACACCTCGGGGAAACTTATTATCAGCCTGCCGGGCAATTCGGTTTTATCGTAATTGTCATGATGTGAGTCTAGATAGTATTTTAATTTCTGAGGTTGCGGTCAATGAGAGTGTATTTCCAACGGTTCAGGTTAAAAATCTTGGAACTTATGAAGAAACTTTTAAGGTGAAATTTGTGATTTACGAAAATCAAAATGCACTTTATGAGGATAGTAGCTGGGTCTATGGATTATTGCCAGCCGAAACTCAAAGTATAAGCTTTCGAGCTTGGGCCAGTAGTCAAATTGGCACTTATGTTCAAAAAGCCTGGGTGGTCCTACCTGAGGATATCAATTCACAAAATGACACTAGCTATCAAACACTCGATGTGACCTTTCCGGCGCCAATGCTTCTTTGCCCGCAAAACGGACTAGTTACTAATGCTAATAATATATTTTTTGATTGGACCAATGTTAGTAATGCTACAAGATACAATATTGTGATTAATAATTTAGATACCGTGTCCAGTGTTTCTCAATTAGGTCCAGTTTCTTTAGCTGAAGGAAGTTATATTTGGCGAGTACGGGCCGGTAATTTAGTAAAATGGGGTCGGTGGAGTGCCCCTTATTATTTTTATGTTGACCGAACTCCACCTACACCTCCGGTACCGTTGGCACCAGCAAATAATTGTACCCTAAACATTTCCCGTCCAACATTTATTTGGTCCCAAAAGCCCGAGGCTCAGAGTTACGAGCTAGTGATTTATAATCTCAGTGGTACGATTTTATCTCAAATCTTATCCGATACGGTTTATCATTTTACAGAAAGGCTTTCTAACGGTCGATATTATTGGAAACTGCGGGCACAGGATTTAGCCGGTAACTGGTCAGCTTACTCTTCGGCTTTCACATTTTACATTAATGTGGTTTTCTGGCACCAAACAAATAATATTCCCCTGTTACCAAGTAATAAACCAGTGGCTGATGGCGGGGCCCTAACTGCCCTGGGGAGTAAAATTTATGCCCTTAAGGGTAATAACACGCAGGATTTTTATGTATATGATATTGAGCTTAGCAAGGGTTGGGATCTGCTGTCCCAGGTTCCTCATCTCCCAGATGGTCCTAAAAAGAATATAAAAGCCGGTGGGGCAATTACCGGTGGTGATAACAAAATATATCTCATCAAAGGTAATCTTAGCCGAGAGTTTTGGGAGTACGATACTGATAATGATACTTGGATTAGGCGGCCAGAAGTTCCCTCGATAAGAAGTTTGCGCGCTGGTTCAGCCCTGGCTTATCATGACGGGATCGTATATCTCTTAATCGGTAGCGACAATCGATTTGAATTTTATCGATATGTGGTAAACCAGCACAGTTGGGACACATTAGCTTCAGCACCCGCAGGTCCGAACAGTCGAATATTTCGTGCCGGCTCGGCAATCACTTATGCTAATGCTGGTAAGGTCTATGCGCTTAAAGGCAATAAAGAAAACGAATTTTATGTTTATGAGATCGCGACAAATCAGTGGGTAGCGAAGCAGAATCTACCGTTGGTTCATCCTCAAGTCCGTAAGAGAAAACATGTCCGAGTTGGCGGTGCCCTGGCTTATGATGGCAGTAATTTTATCTATGCCCTAAAAGGTGGCCGATGTAATGAGTTTTGGTGTTATGATATTCTTAATGATTCCTGGTTGCCTAAAGAGACCATTCCTCGCCTTCACAAAACCAAAAGCTATGTAGGGGCTGGAGCTGGCCTTGTAGTTGCTCAAGGTAAAATATGGTTATTGAAAGGCAATAAAACCTTAGAGTTTTGGCAGTATGAAGACAATAAGGCATTAGCACCAACAGATATTAAAACCCCGGCTGATTTTACTAATAATAAAGCTTACAATTGTCCGGATAAAAGCATTCTACCTATTAGAAAACTAATTATTTACGGAAACAATCAGTCTTCGGTTAACTCAATGAAAATTTATAATCCCTGTGGGCAACTTATAAAAGCAAAGAATCCCGACGTTCAAAACTTTACCTTGTCTAAAGGAATTTATTTTATAATTGCCGAATAA
- a CDS encoding M20 family metallo-hydrolase: MWQLREWQKINETIENLRDYMIRLQSEITAIPAIGPENGGDGEAERGKYLLEVLKELTANLPEERYQISEYNAPDVRVKSNYRPNLIATFRGIYSKPKIWIMTHMDIVPPGPLNLWETDPYQAVVKDGKIYGRGTEDNQQELVASLAAVKAIKALGFNPVYDVNLMFVADEETGSQYGAGYVLNNFSQLFSSDDIYIIPDAGNSQGSLIEIAEKSILWLKFIIKGKQIHAAAAPEGINAHRAGAYLIVALDKMFKKKYKKRNRLFSPPITTAEPTKKEANVPNVNTVPGEDIFYFDCRVLPDYQLPEVIADIKSEVEKIEKRFGVQVTIENAQTAEAASSTSPDALVVKMLKKAIKEVYRINAKPGGIGGGTVAALFRKKGLQACVWSKVNNNAHKPNEFSVIENMVGDAKVYAYLLGLELSNGQLK; the protein is encoded by the coding sequence ATGTGGCAATTACGAGAATGGCAGAAAATTAACGAAACAATTGAAAATCTTAGAGATTATATGATCCGGCTGCAATCTGAAATAACCGCAATCCCAGCCATTGGACCGGAAAATGGTGGTGATGGTGAAGCTGAACGCGGTAAATATTTATTAGAGGTCTTAAAAGAACTGACCGCGAATTTGCCCGAGGAACGATATCAGATTTCAGAGTATAATGCCCCAGATGTAAGGGTCAAAAGTAATTATCGGCCGAATCTTATTGCAACCTTCCGCGGGATCTATTCCAAACCGAAAATTTGGATAATGACCCATATGGATATTGTGCCGCCCGGACCATTAAATCTTTGGGAGACCGATCCCTATCAGGCCGTAGTGAAAGACGGTAAGATTTATGGCCGAGGCACTGAGGATAACCAACAGGAACTAGTGGCCTCACTGGCTGCAGTCAAGGCCATAAAAGCGCTAGGATTTAATCCGGTCTACGATGTCAATTTAATGTTTGTTGCTGACGAAGAAACCGGCAGCCAATATGGTGCTGGATATGTTCTAAATAATTTCAGCCAACTTTTTTCTTCCGATGACATATACATTATACCGGATGCTGGTAATTCTCAAGGAAGTTTGATTGAAATCGCGGAAAAATCAATTCTTTGGCTAAAATTTATCATCAAAGGCAAACAGATCCATGCTGCAGCAGCACCGGAAGGTATCAATGCCCATCGGGCCGGTGCTTATTTGATTGTCGCCCTAGATAAAATGTTTAAGAAAAAATATAAAAAGCGCAATCGACTTTTTTCGCCGCCAATAACTACCGCAGAACCGACTAAAAAAGAAGCCAATGTGCCTAATGTCAATACGGTTCCCGGTGAAGATATCTTTTATTTTGATTGTCGAGTCCTTCCTGATTATCAGCTCCCTGAAGTTATTGCTGATATCAAATCCGAGGTTGAGAAAATCGAAAAACGTTTTGGAGTTCAGGTGACGATTGAAAACGCCCAGACTGCCGAGGCTGCCTCAAGCACTTCACCTGATGCCTTGGTAGTAAAAATGTTAAAAAAGGCAATTAAAGAAGTTTATCGAATAAATGCCAAACCCGGGGGTATTGGTGGGGGCACAGTAGCGGCACTTTTCCGAAAAAAAGGCCTTCAAGCTTGTGTCTGGTCAAAGGTTAACAATAACGCGCATAAACCTAACGAATTTTCGGTAATCGAAAATATGGTCGGGGATGCCAAGGTGTATGCCTATCTTTTAGGCCTGGAACTTTCTAATGGCCAGCTAAAATGA
- a CDS encoding site-2 protease family protein, translating to MSEELNQNLQNFEQRADLKIVPRELITAIILFVLTIFTTLIAGALHFGVNPFANLSNLWKGLPFSLTLLIILLGHELGHFFMARYYKIRVSLPFFLPVPHPLIGTMGAFIRIRSQIPNRRALIRVGLSGPLVGFLLAIPAIIIGLRASRVVSITEIQGGLKIGSSLIFYLFSKIFFPKILENSDIVLHPVAFAGWLGLFVTAINLLPLGQLDGGHISYGILGKYYKYLSFAVIIVVGLLGFLWPGWFFWLILVIALGINHPESINDSEPLTNIDKFLAGIGLIILILSFIPVPIKILY from the coding sequence ATGAGTGAAGAATTAAATCAAAATCTCCAAAATTTTGAGCAAAGAGCCGATTTAAAAATTGTGCCGCGGGAATTAATTACAGCAATCATCTTATTTGTGCTCACGATATTTACAACATTGATTGCTGGGGCTCTTCATTTTGGAGTTAATCCCTTTGCAAACCTTAGCAACCTCTGGAAAGGACTGCCATTTTCCCTGACACTTTTAATAATCTTATTAGGACATGAATTAGGCCATTTTTTTATGGCCCGATATTACAAAATCAGGGTAAGCCTACCTTTTTTTCTGCCGGTTCCCCATCCCTTGATCGGCACGATGGGGGCATTCATTAGAATTCGATCTCAAATCCCCAACCGCCGCGCTCTAATCAGGGTAGGACTTTCCGGTCCCCTAGTTGGATTTTTGCTAGCTATCCCTGCAATAATTATCGGTTTACGAGCCTCCCGAGTTGTGAGCATTACCGAAATTCAAGGTGGGTTAAAGATTGGGAGTTCTCTAATTTTTTATTTGTTCTCGAAAATCTTTTTCCCCAAAATACTAGAAAACTCCGATATTGTTCTTCATCCAGTAGCCTTCGCTGGTTGGCTTGGACTTTTTGTCACGGCAATAAATCTCTTACCATTAGGTCAACTTGATGGTGGGCATATCTCCTATGGAATTTTGGGTAAATATTATAAATACCTTAGCTTTGCAGTAATCATTGTCGTCGGCCTTTTAGGATTTCTCTGGCCTGGTTGGTTTTTCTGGCTAATTTTAGTCATAGCCTTAGGAATAAACCATCCAGAAAGTATTAATGACAGTGAACCTTTAACTAACATTGACAAATTTCTTGCCGGCATTGGCTTAATAATCTTAATTCTATCTTTTATTCCCGTGCCAATAAAAATTCTTTATTAG
- the argF gene encoding ornithine carbamoyltransferase yields MPRHLLSIADLSGEEILKILYKASDLKEELKFEPCLNYLLGKSCALIFEKPSLRTRVTFELAINQLGANAIYLTQADIGLGKREAISDIARNLSRWVNAIIARTYAHKTLLELAQYSTIPVINALSDLEHPCQALADFLTIYEKRGRLAGIKLAWVGDGNNVCHSLMLGAGLLGLTMKIATPKGYEPNKEILTKAQEYAARSNAKIIITNDPKDAVTDSEFIYTDTWISMGQEQEAETRRRIFRPFQVNRELLAYAPRTHFIMHCLPAHRGEEITDEVLDGPNSIVLEQAENRLHVQRAILYLILTGKL; encoded by the coding sequence ACTTAAAGGAAGAATTAAAATTCGAACCTTGTCTTAATTATCTTTTAGGTAAATCCTGCGCCCTAATCTTTGAAAAGCCATCTCTCCGAACCCGGGTAACCTTTGAGTTGGCAATTAATCAGTTAGGTGCCAATGCGATCTATCTCACCCAAGCCGACATTGGTTTAGGCAAACGCGAGGCTATCTCAGATATTGCCCGCAATTTAAGCCGTTGGGTCAATGCCATTATTGCCCGAACCTATGCGCATAAAACTTTATTAGAATTAGCTCAATATAGCACGATCCCGGTGATCAACGCCTTATCGGATTTAGAACATCCCTGCCAGGCTTTAGCCGACTTTCTGACAATTTATGAAAAACGAGGCCGATTGGCCGGAATCAAATTGGCATGGGTTGGTGATGGTAATAATGTCTGCCACTCCCTGATGCTTGGAGCCGGCCTTTTGGGTCTCACAATGAAGATCGCGACCCCCAAAGGCTATGAACCCAATAAAGAAATTCTAACCAAAGCCCAAGAATATGCGGCACGAAGTAACGCCAAGATAATAATTACAAATGATCCCAAGGATGCCGTAACCGATAGCGAATTTATTTACACAGACACGTGGATTTCTATGGGCCAAGAACAAGAAGCTGAGACACGTCGACGGATCTTTCGGCCGTTTCAAGTAAATAGAGAGCTCTTAGCGTATGCGCCCCGGACACATTTTATTATGCATTGCCTACCAGCCCATCGCGGTGAAGAAATCACTGATGAAGTATTAGATGGGCCAAACTCGATCGTATTAGAACAAGCCGAAAACCGCCTGCATGTACAACGCGCCATCCTTTACTTAATACTGACCGGGAAATTATAA
- a CDS encoding DNA recombination protein RmuC, translating to MSFVIAGLLAIIVGLVIYLIIQRGRKDSFILLQQDIQSLRAQTTDTLLRQQELVNQQLNEITRQINNQLNFINQQLTNTTGQLGARLDKAATVIADVSKGLGSLSEASRQILEVGKDLAKLQEILRVPKQRGLLGEFFLEDLLRQILPQEYYELQYKFKNGNKVDAVIKLGPNLVPIDAKFPLEEFTRMSETESSEERRKHRKEFLKTVKNHIDAIALKYIQPNEGTYDFAMMYIPAENVYYEIIIREDSEEESIQKYALAKKVIPVSPNSIYAYLQAIILGLRGLKIEQSAQRILATLQKLTNDFSNFKEEFRVLGTHIKNAQAKFGDAEKSLINFEQRLTSVENIKQEGEFKKLED from the coding sequence ATGAGCTTTGTAATAGCAGGACTTTTGGCTATTATTGTTGGGCTTGTTATTTATCTTATCATCCAGCGGGGCCGGAAAGATAGTTTTATCCTATTGCAACAGGACATTCAAAGCCTACGCGCTCAGACCACTGATACACTTCTTAGACAACAAGAACTAGTAAATCAGCAGCTTAATGAAATTACCCGTCAAATTAATAACCAACTTAATTTTATAAATCAGCAATTAACTAATACCACCGGACAACTTGGAGCCCGGCTAGATAAAGCAGCAACTGTTATTGCTGATGTCAGCAAAGGGCTGGGAAGTTTATCTGAAGCCTCAAGACAGATCTTAGAAGTAGGTAAAGATTTAGCCAAACTTCAAGAGATCCTTCGGGTTCCTAAGCAACGAGGCCTCTTGGGCGAATTTTTCTTAGAAGATCTATTAAGACAAATTCTACCCCAAGAGTACTATGAGCTTCAATATAAATTTAAAAATGGCAACAAAGTAGATGCCGTGATAAAATTAGGTCCCAACTTGGTACCAATTGACGCCAAATTCCCCCTAGAGGAATTTACTCGAATGAGCGAAACCGAATCCAGTGAAGAACGACGGAAGCATCGTAAGGAATTCTTAAAAACAGTAAAGAATCACATCGACGCGATTGCCTTAAAATATATTCAGCCGAATGAAGGTACATACGACTTTGCAATGATGTATATACCAGCTGAAAATGTGTATTACGAGATAATAATTCGCGAAGATTCTGAAGAAGAAAGCATTCAAAAATATGCCTTAGCCAAAAAAGTTATTCCGGTTTCACCTAATAGTATTTATGCCTATCTTCAGGCAATAATTCTTGGTTTACGCGGATTAAAAATTGAACAGAGCGCCCAGCGGATTTTGGCTACACTCCAAAAACTTACTAATGATTTTAGTAATTTTAAAGAAGAATTTAGAGTATTAGGTACGCATATTAAAAATGCCCAAGCCAAGTTCGGCGACGCCGAAAAAAGCTTAATTAATTTTGAACAGCGTTTAACTAGTGTGGAAAATATTAAACAAGAAGGTGAATTTAAAAAGTTGGAGGATTAA
- a CDS encoding queuosine precursor transporter, with translation MFIIIIWILTLIIASVSIPYYIRKYQKSDLAIGIYVVYLALSQIIASKIANFNLGFFKFSAPAAVLIFPFTFQITDIVNEAFGRYEVHRMIAIAFITQVLMTLFLYLGTALPPAPFWSGAGAWQEIINLVPRITLASWIAFLVSENLDAILYAQLRRFTKGKHLWLRNIFSDVPSLAVDSIIFVSLAFYGQVPIWPLIQGQIVLKCLIGIVDTPFMYLSRAVLHYKVEPVSGLNFIDK, from the coding sequence ATGTTTATTATTATAATCTGGATTTTGACACTCATTATTGCGAGCGTTAGCATCCCGTATTATATTAGAAAATATCAAAAATCGGATTTAGCGATCGGGATTTATGTTGTTTATTTAGCTCTTTCCCAGATTATTGCGTCTAAAATTGCAAACTTTAATTTGGGCTTTTTTAAGTTCAGCGCACCAGCGGCAGTTTTAATTTTTCCTTTTACCTTTCAAATAACCGATATTGTCAACGAAGCCTTTGGCCGATATGAAGTGCATCGTATGATTGCGATTGCTTTTATTACTCAGGTGCTAATGACTCTGTTTTTATATTTAGGGACCGCCCTACCACCAGCACCATTTTGGTCTGGGGCCGGTGCGTGGCAAGAAATTATTAATTTGGTGCCTCGAATTACTTTAGCTAGCTGGATTGCCTTCCTCGTATCAGAAAATCTTGATGCCATTTTATATGCCCAGCTCCGAAGATTTACTAAAGGAAAGCATCTTTGGCTTAGAAATATATTTAGTGATGTTCCTAGCTTAGCCGTAGATTCAATTATTTTTGTTAGCCTTGCCTTTTACGGGCAGGTACCAATATGGCCATTAATTCAGGGGCAAATTGTTCTTAAATGTCTAATTGGAATTGTTGATACACCATTTATGTATTTATCACGTGCGGTACTTCATTATAAGGTTGAACCAGTTTCGGGACTGAACTTTATTGATAAGTAA
- the rpmA gene encoding 50S ribosomal protein L27, producing MAHKKGASSSRNGRDSPGQRLGIKLFEGQIVKPGNIIVRQRGTRIYPGINVGRGKDDTLFALCAGVVRFERISRDKKKVSVYPLN from the coding sequence ATGGCACATAAAAAAGGCGCAAGTTCGTCACGGAATGGTCGAGATAGTCCGGGTCAAAGACTAGGCATAAAACTTTTTGAGGGCCAGATCGTAAAACCGGGCAATATCATTGTCCGGCAACGCGGCACACGAATTTATCCCGGTATAAATGTTGGACGGGGTAAAGATGATACTTTATTTGCGCTCTGTGCTGGGGTAGTAAGATTTGAGCGGATCTCCCGCGATAAAAAGAAGGTCTCGGTGTATCCGTTAAATTAG
- the fusA gene encoding elongation factor G → MDLSKIRNIGLAAHIDAGKTTTTERILYYTGRIHRIGEVDEGSTTMDWMQQERERGITITAAATTCYWRGHRINIIDTPGHVDFTIEVERSLKVLDGVIIIFCGVGGVEPQSETVWRQADRYKVPRLAFVNKLDRVGADFFRVIKMMEEKLSIPPLPIQLPLGTEDEFRGVIDLIEEQAIIWKDETLGVEYFTTEIPDNLKPMAQEYREKMIDVLSHYDENILEKYYHGEKISADDLIRAIRKATLELKLVPTLCGSAYRNKGVQKLIDAIVDFLPSPTEVPPIQGINPKTNLPETRPHDPKAPFAALIFKIANDPHQGFLAYIRVYSGKIEKGSQVLVVPTMEKTRIMRLYLMHANQKEEVESLSAGEIGAVVGLKDIKTGYSLSNILHPIAFEPITFPEPVVFMSVEPSTRADESKLLGALNALQIEDPTFVVKNNPETGELIVGGMGELHLEIIIDRLLREYGVKTHTGKPQVSYRETVTKEAVAEGRFIKQTGGRGQFGVVTLKLQPAHSGVYIIENVKEGKIPKEFIPAIKQGIQECIDTGQLAGYPITNIEVEIIDGEWHEVDSSDLAFRVAAITAFREAFFKAEPTLLEPIMDIEIVSPEQYVGTIIADFNARRGKIVRLESVKGHKILYGLIPLAETFGYATVIRSLSQGRASYSMQFSRYEKIPQELIPKYFPYLSIKFSPETGSTL, encoded by the coding sequence ATGGACTTATCAAAAATTCGCAACATTGGGCTTGCCGCGCATATCGATGCCGGGAAAACCACCACCACCGAACGGATACTTTATTACACTGGTCGAATTCATCGAATTGGCGAAGTTGACGAAGGCTCGACGACTATGGACTGGATGCAACAAGAACGCGAGCGCGGCATCACGATTACCGCCGCGGCTACTACCTGCTATTGGCGAGGGCACCGAATTAATATCATTGATACTCCCGGCCACGTCGATTTTACCATCGAAGTTGAGCGGTCCTTAAAGGTTTTAGACGGCGTAATCATTATCTTTTGTGGTGTTGGCGGAGTAGAACCACAATCGGAAACCGTTTGGCGACAAGCCGACCGGTATAAAGTCCCACGATTAGCCTTTGTAAATAAACTTGATAGGGTTGGTGCGGATTTTTTCCGGGTGATTAAGATGATGGAGGAAAAGCTCAGCATTCCGCCGTTACCAATCCAATTGCCATTAGGTACCGAAGATGAGTTTAGGGGTGTAATTGATTTAATCGAAGAACAAGCTATTATTTGGAAAGATGAAACCTTAGGTGTGGAATATTTTACCACAGAAATTCCCGACAATTTAAAACCAATGGCTCAAGAATACCGAGAAAAGATGATAGATGTTCTAAGCCATTACGATGAAAATATTTTAGAAAAGTATTATCACGGTGAAAAAATTTCCGCCGATGATTTAATAAGGGCAATCCGAAAGGCTACTTTAGAATTAAAGCTGGTCCCAACCTTATGTGGCAGTGCCTATCGAAATAAAGGCGTTCAAAAATTAATTGATGCCATCGTCGATTTTTTGCCCTCACCGACCGAAGTGCCACCAATTCAGGGAATTAATCCGAAAACAAATTTACCTGAAACTCGACCTCATGATCCTAAAGCACCGTTTGCGGCGTTAATATTTAAAATTGCCAACGACCCGCACCAGGGCTTTCTGGCTTATATTAGGGTGTATTCGGGAAAAATTGAAAAAGGTAGTCAGGTGTTGGTGGTACCAACCATGGAAAAAACCCGAATTATGAGGCTATATTTAATGCATGCCAATCAGAAAGAAGAAGTAGAAAGTCTTTCTGCCGGCGAAATTGGAGCAGTTGTTGGACTAAAAGACATTAAAACCGGCTATTCTCTAAGTAATATCTTACACCCAATAGCTTTTGAACCAATAACTTTTCCCGAACCGGTAGTTTTTATGTCGGTGGAACCAAGCACCCGTGCTGATGAAAGTAAACTCTTAGGCGCCTTAAACGCCTTACAGATTGAAGATCCAACTTTTGTGGTCAAAAATAATCCCGAGACTGGGGAATTAATTGTTGGCGGTATGGGGGAACTCCATTTAGAAATCATTATTGACCGACTACTCCGAGAATATGGCGTCAAAACTCATACCGGAAAACCTCAAGTCTCTTATCGTGAAACTGTTACAAAGGAAGCTGTGGCCGAAGGTCGATTTATTAAACAAACCGGCGGGCGAGGCCAATTCGGGGTAGTAACCTTAAAATTACAACCAGCCCACAGTGGCGTATATATAATTGAAAACGTTAAAGAAGGAAAAATTCCCAAAGAGTTTATTCCAGCCATAAAGCAGGGGATTCAAGAATGTATCGATACCGGACAGCTGGCTGGTTATCCAATTACTAATATTGAAGTGGAAATTATTGACGGTGAGTGGCACGAGGTTGATTCCTCTGATTTAGCCTTCCGCGTCGCGGCCATTACCGCTTTCCGCGAGGCTTTCTTTAAGGCCGAACCGACCCTATTAGAACCAATTATGGATATTGAAATTGTTTCGCCAGAACAGTATGTTGGAACAATTATTGCTGATTTTAATGCCCGACGGGGAAAAATAGTAAGGCTGGAGTCTGTCAAAGGACATAAAATTCTCTATGGTTTAATTCCCTTAGCCGAAACTTTCGGTTACGCCACCGTTATTCGTTCGCTATCTCAAGGTCGGGCTTCGTATTCCATGCAGTTTTCTCGTTATGAAAAAATTCCTCAAGAACTAATTCCCAAATATTTCCCTTACTTATCAATAAAGTTCAGTCCCGAAACTGGTTCAACCTTATAA